From Halalkalicoccus sp. CG83, one genomic window encodes:
- a CDS encoding YihY/virulence factor BrkB family protein, giving the protein MRGKDASTVVRAVVREVERQNVPFLAASLAFYAFVSLLPLLLLVLIVASVFAGDATSDHLIALTRQYLSPTGQELLATAITDAAGWVGSSILGFLVLVWSAFQIFRGIDIAFAQLYGTKADQSIVDGLRDAIVGLFAISAALFASAASGVAITLFPDVPYVSVLSPLLLIIGLATVFFPLYYVFPNVEMNPREALPGTAIAAVGWVLLNSLFQIYVSITTLADVFGVIGGALLFLLWLYGGAVVLLLGAVVNVVLAERASDEPTVGTAAADGR; this is encoded by the coding sequence ATGCGAGGAAAGGACGCGAGCACCGTCGTCAGAGCGGTCGTTCGAGAGGTCGAACGCCAGAACGTCCCGTTTCTCGCGGCGAGTCTCGCGTTCTACGCCTTCGTCTCCCTGTTGCCGCTGTTGTTGCTGGTGCTCATCGTCGCGTCGGTGTTCGCCGGCGACGCGACCTCGGATCACTTGATCGCGCTGACGCGCCAGTACCTCAGCCCGACCGGACAGGAGCTACTCGCGACCGCGATCACCGACGCCGCTGGCTGGGTCGGGAGCTCGATCCTCGGCTTCCTCGTGCTGGTGTGGAGCGCGTTCCAGATCTTCCGGGGGATCGACATCGCCTTCGCTCAGCTCTACGGAACGAAGGCCGATCAGTCGATCGTGGACGGCCTCCGTGACGCCATCGTCGGACTGTTCGCGATCTCGGCCGCGCTGTTCGCGTCGGCGGCATCGGGGGTGGCGATCACGCTGTTTCCCGACGTCCCGTACGTCAGCGTGCTCAGCCCGCTGTTGCTGATCATCGGGCTGGCGACGGTGTTCTTCCCCCTCTACTACGTCTTCCCGAACGTGGAGATGAATCCCCGCGAGGCGCTACCGGGGACGGCGATCGCCGCGGTCGGATGGGTGCTCCTCAACTCGCTGTTTCAGATCTACGTCTCGATCACGACGCTCGCGGACGTCTTCGGCGTTATCGGCGGCGCGCTCCTGTTCCTCCTCTGGCTCTACGGCGGCGCCGTCGTGTTACTGCTCGGCGCCGTCGTCAACGTCGTGCTGGCCGAGCGCGCCAGCGACGAGCCGACCGTCGGAACGGCCGCGGCCGACGGCCGGTGA